GGTGAGAGGCCGTTCACTTGCTCCTCCTGTGTGAAGGGATTGATACAGCTGGTAAACATGCTGACACGACAGCGCGCTCGCAATAGTGAGAgtccgttcacctgctccatgtgtgggaagacATTCATGTGTTCATCCAACCTGCTGGCACACCAGCTCGATCACGTTGATGAGGATCCTCTTCAATGCTCTGACTCTGAGAAAAGCTTTGATACTTCTGAGGAACTGGTccaacaccagcgagttcacgcTGACAAGAGACCGTTTAGCTGCTCCCACTGCGGGAAGAGGTTCAGGCTATCCTCCCGCCTCGCGGAGCACCAGCTCCTTCACACACACGAGAGGCCGttcagctgctctcactgtggggaGTCGTTCAGCGAGTCAGTGCATCTCACTGAGCACCAGCCAGTTCACATCAAGGACAGACCGTTcagctgctcccagtgtgggaagagattcactcagtcctCCCATTACACTGAGCATCAATTGGTTCACTCAGaaaagagaccttttaaatgtacTGAATGTGAGAAGACCTTTAAAAGAAGCATTAatctgctgagacaccagtgcattcacactggggagaggccgttcccCTGCTcggtgtgtgggaagagattcactcattcattccaTCTTATCATACataagcgagttcacactggagagagaccattcacctgctccctgtgtgggaaGGGATACAGTCGGTCATCTGATCTTATGATACACAagcgatttcacactggggagagaccgttcagctgctccgagtgtgggaagggattcactcgttcAACCCACCTTTCAATGCAtaagcgaattcacactggggagagaccattcccttgctctgtgtgtgggaagagattcactcagtcatccaccctGCTCACACACAAgagagttcacaccggggagagaccattcacctgcttcgTGTGTGGGAAGAGCTTCCCTCGTTTGAGCCACGTTTTGATACACGAGcgcattcacaccggggagaggccgtacATTTGCCCCGTGTGCAGGAGGGAATTTACTTGTTTAcaccacctgctgagacaccagcctgttcacactggggagagggcgttcatgtgctctgtgtgtgggaaat
Above is a window of Carcharodon carcharias isolate sCarCar2 chromosome 27, sCarCar2.pri, whole genome shotgun sequence DNA encoding:
- the LOC121270572 gene encoding zinc finger protein OZF-like, which translates into the protein MLTRQRARNSESPFTCSMCGKTFMCSSNLLAHQLDHVDEDPLQCSDSEKSFDTSEELVQHQRVHADKRPFSCSHCGKRFRLSSRLAEHQLLHTHERPFSCSHCGESFSESVHLTEHQPVHIKDRPFSCSQCGKRFTQSSHYTEHQLVHSEKRPFKCTECEKTFKRSINLLRHQCIHTGERPFPCSVCGKRFTHSFHLIIHKRVHTGERPFTCSLCGKGYSRSSDLMIHKRFHTGERPFSCSECGKGFTRSTHLSMHKRIHTGERPFPCSVCGKRFTQSSTLLTHKRVHTGERPFTCFVCGKSFPRLSHVLIHERIHTGERPYICPVCRREFTCLHHLLRHQPVHTGERAFMCSVCGKCFTESSSLQRHQRIHTGERPFTCSVCGKKFVQSFDLVRHERVHTRKRLLTCSMCEKRFIRSSSLLKHQQLHMSPTKLDCVVAAMDHVQD